The Lichenihabitans psoromatis genome contains a region encoding:
- a CDS encoding DUF2849 domain-containing protein, whose amino-acid sequence MAHVITASRLRDGIVVFRGAGAVWVDHLRLAEVLPTSAEAEGALSAAKQDEGRNIVVDAYVIEVVEKNGVMAPVRLREAIRAEGPTIHPEHGKSSIALSTDGSSASDRG is encoded by the coding sequence ATGGCTCACGTCATCACGGCCAGTAGATTGCGCGACGGTATCGTGGTGTTTCGTGGCGCTGGCGCGGTTTGGGTCGATCATCTTCGGCTTGCCGAAGTCCTGCCCACCTCGGCCGAGGCAGAGGGCGCGCTCTCGGCCGCCAAGCAGGATGAAGGCCGGAATATCGTGGTCGATGCCTATGTGATTGAGGTCGTCGAGAAGAACGGGGTGATGGCGCCCGTCCGGCTGCGTGAGGCAATCCGCGCCGAAGGCCCGACCATTCACCCCGAACACGGCAAATCGTCCATCGCTCTGTCGACAGACGGATCGTCAGCATCAGATCGCGGGTAG
- the rlmB gene encoding 23S rRNA (guanosine(2251)-2'-O)-methyltransferase RlmB translates to MKRPRQPPTSPSSMTAPGAGRPGRERDHSAPHRASPLSGSYKTATARLRATPELTLIWGFHAAQEALRSEGRKILRVSATEAAAERLAPELEARGITPEIFTGADLDAKMPRDAVHQGVVVEARPLADLDISDVPDIGTLLVLDQITDPHNVGAIMRTAAAFDVAAMITTERHAPDMTGVLAKSASGGLEHVPVVHVVNLARALDSLAKRGFQIVGLDSEGTQPLEDVEPSSSLVLVLGAEGKGLRRLTRERCEVVARLDMPGAIKSLNVSNACAVALATLRLRRPAS, encoded by the coding sequence ATGAAACGGCCGAGACAGCCACCAACCAGTCCCTCCTCCATGACGGCGCCCGGAGCGGGACGACCCGGCCGCGAGCGAGACCATTCGGCCCCGCATCGCGCCTCACCCTTATCGGGCTCCTACAAGACCGCCACGGCGCGTCTCCGTGCCACGCCCGAGTTGACGCTGATCTGGGGCTTTCACGCCGCACAGGAAGCATTACGGTCAGAAGGCCGCAAGATTCTCAGGGTGTCGGCCACCGAAGCGGCAGCGGAACGGCTCGCCCCGGAGCTCGAGGCGCGCGGGATCACGCCGGAGATCTTCACCGGAGCCGATCTCGACGCCAAAATGCCGCGTGATGCGGTGCACCAGGGCGTCGTCGTCGAGGCGCGTCCCCTGGCCGATCTCGACATCAGCGACGTGCCCGATATCGGCACGCTGCTGGTCCTCGATCAGATCACCGACCCGCATAACGTCGGCGCCATCATGCGGACAGCCGCTGCCTTCGATGTCGCCGCGATGATCACGACGGAGCGCCACGCGCCCGATATGACCGGCGTGCTGGCGAAAAGCGCATCGGGCGGGCTCGAACACGTGCCGGTCGTTCATGTCGTCAATCTCGCGCGCGCCCTCGACAGCCTCGCCAAGCGGGGCTTCCAGATCGTCGGCCTCGATTCCGAAGGTACCCAACCGCTCGAAGACGTCGAACCGTCGTCGTCTCTGGTGCTGGTGCTCGGCGCCGAGGGAAAGGGCTTGCGTCGGCTCACCCGTGAGCGGTGCGAGGTCGTGGCACGGCTCGACATGCCGGGCGCGATCAAGAGCTTGAACGTGTCCAATGCATGCGCGGTGGCGCTCGCAACCCTGCGGCTGCGACGACCCGCAAGCTGA